Sequence from the Nerophis ophidion isolate RoL-2023_Sa unplaced genomic scaffold, RoL_Noph_v1.0 HiC_scaffold_30, whole genome shotgun sequence genome:
atctttcaccacacacactgcaactcaacactttctctcctgggtgtcttctcatgtgtgctaaaaggtttgatcggtcacaaaagcttctgttgcagattgaacaagaatgtgatttttcaccagtgtgtgttctagtgtgtactttcaaactgttactttgtacaaaacctttactacagattgaacaggaaaaaggtttttcgccagtgtgtgttctcatgtgtactttcaaatattgattttgtgtaaaacctttaccacaggttgaacagggaaaaggtttttctccagtgtgcgttctcatgtgcactttcaaatattgactttgtataaaacctttaccacagattgaacaagaaaacgttttttctcctgtgtgtgttctcatgtgtactttcacattatGACTTCGAACAAAAcgtttaccacagactgaacagataaaagctttttcaccagtgtgtgttctcatgtgcactttcacatTGTGACTTCGAACAAAAcgtttaccacagactgaacagataaaaggtttttctccagtgtgtgttctcatgtgtcttttcagatgactatggtttttaaatgttttgtgagagtgagaagatgtgaagtgagtgttgtcagtgtgacatgtcttatcatctttagagtcttcatcatcagtgtcaggagagtgtgacgttgtgtcctcactatctgatagtggagctaagagcttgtctgcttgtgatcctccacagtggtctccatcagcttctgttgtcatgtgttgtgttgagctgctgcttggaggctccccccctcccctctcctcactttcacctttcacctcatcatcttcactcttcacagggacaccagtcactgggaactcctccagtccttcaagatgatctccctcttgagtgatgctgtgttcctcctcttcctctttaatgtggggcgtcagtgagtcttcctcttcctttttacagggaagggtctgtgtcaaagaggaaaaagAGACACCAGAGGGTCCGTGGCGCCTGGTCTTCCTCTTTGaaggatcctccttcaccatcctgaagctacTCTCCTTTTTTTCAGGCAGACGTTGTTctccacagacgtctgcaggacacacaatgacaaacatgcttgagaaatgtccagatttgctcagtcacatgagacattcagtaagtttacatgtacttaaaataaaaagtgattatattaattggcctgaaaacaaacacattgctctttacaacattattcacaggaatagaagaccactttttacgagggatgggcaatatggcctaaaatctaaatTGTGATAAATTCCCTttaacctgaatgcagctgggataggctccagcgccccctgggaTGTTAATGTCACTTACTGATGTATAAGCTTGGAGAAAAGATGAGgttgtttacagtgtaaatctgtattctgtattgttgtcTCAGCTATGATGGAAAGTTTgatctccgggaattttaaacaaggaatcaccgtgtgtttgtgtggctaaaggctaaagcttcccaactccatctttctactttgacttctgaaatattaattgaacaaattgcaaaagattcagcaacacagatctccaaaatactgtgtaattatgccgtgaaagcagacgacttttagctgtgtgtgtgtgcagcgctcatacttcctataaacccgtgacgtcttgcgtagacgtcatcgtaacacaacgtttttaagacgaaactcccgggaaattttaaattgcaatttagtaaactaaaaaggccgtattggcatgtgttgcaatgttaatatttcatcattgatatataaactatcagactgcgtggtcgctagtagtggctttcagtagacctttaggaaccagtactaaaaaaaaaaaaatggtacttggtatacaGCTCTTATCTACACCACTAAAcccttgaaatatgctgacatatgtgctgccaaaggtaaataaacagtagccatattgaatgattgccttcatctgaccacgtgaggtaaggaggacggcctctaggtcacatggttacaccccagcaattacactgttgatgattgatgagcattcatttttaaatggtggtgttaaaaagcaaatatatctccatctttagtgataaatgtgtcccccggatgaacatgtgtcacaaacattgtattagatgatatgtggatgttgtgcttacttggactgtgatgaagctgtgaggactcaggtggtttgtcttcatgctcttcagtcttcacagagacaacagtcagtggaaacttgctgacatcagcctcctcctgccctggaAGAAACTCTtcctcctgactcatccacacttcctcctcttcctctttaatgtgggggggctgtggatcctcctgctgctgaaggggacgttcttcttgacgagcgttcatctgttggacgtccgcaagacaacacaaacaaacttcacctcagatgtgtcaaatgttgtttagtctatcaaatataaaattttccaagtggactgacaccactttgtggtgatgttcttctacacatggaataatcatcagttattgattattattatgaattgtgtcattgatcctgttttctgcatttacattaattattgtttaaaaagtaacaacttatagaaaacctcctgctgggattttaataccgtcatgactgcatgaagtcagtctgcacgtacaaaagtttcattgtgctgcagcatcaagtgacgccaactggctcctcccactaccaacctaccagccaaccttgacgtgcacctccaaaatagtcccacctcacgtcaacggtgaccaggactacagagctgtggtcggttggctttacttttacacacaatatcctctccttgttctccattacctccctgcttggcactcagcatcaagggttgtgattgggggttaaatcaccataaatgattcccgggcgcagcactgctgctgcccactgctcccctcacctcccagggtgtgatcaaggggatgggtcaaatgcagaggaaaaatttcaccacacctagtgtgtgtgtgaaaatcattgctaatttaactttcttctgcgaaagcaacatttttaacccaacagaaaacagCGAAGCACTTggaacaagtgccagcgagtatatatatacatatatacatatatgtatatatgtatatatatatatatatatatacatatatatatatatatatatatatatatatatatatatatatatatatatatatatatatatatatatatatacaaattcataaatgtaaacaattatttaaaatatttgggtacctcatgttctgactacatacaaaatattgatgcaaatttttttaaattttattttaatattctattcttttctcctaccccccccccccccaccacatcttttttgtaaggggcgctggaagccggcagacccgtcagcgatcctgttctgtctccctataatgtttgtctgatcttgaatgggattgtgctgaaaattgtaattttcccgaaggaactctcctgacggaataaataaagtactatctaatctaatctaaattcattttgtgtgcagtatattaaagctatttttaatatttaacatttatttaattaaatatttattttaatccgactgaataagcattaatcacttacaattgtgcaaatagtgttttcgtaataacaaacatcagttgatttaatttccatatgtccacccaatgcagctgataggctccaacaccccctgtcccccctcgcaaccccaaatagggacaagcggtagaaaaatggatggatggatgttatcaaggtaatggaagtgcgtgcaaacatcatttgtatttattgctaatacagttgacaccaacataaagcagaccactgcaatagtacattatattacactgtcattacaataacaataatattttttttcatcctgtaaagcatctttgagtacactgaaaagcgctataccaaataaaatgtattattattattattataccatgtgacttattccagacttaaattacaagacgttcgtttctttctagtaacaaatatttaatgatgttaagcgtgactgtaatatacaacaaaaaacagttaaagtattaaataagtcaatataattctcatagagaacatataaaatacactcctcaagaaaaacgctcgcatttgctacaaaggcctgctagcgggctaaagctagcacgttagcttcgaacaacatatgaggtaaataagataaataatatgaaaatatatcatgtatattacctcataagccgcgtgtacaagagaggagtggaatatattcttcctattgttacaccagcaactcttttttgtcttctgtggccgggcgaaggaagtgtgcaccactcactattgtcccagtgaaacacgtgtttgaaggaagtgtgcaccactcactattgtcccagtgaaacacgtgtttgaaggaagtgtgcaccactcactattgtcccagtgaaacacgtgtttggccaacaaTTGTTCCGCCATTGACAAcccctcgatgacgtcacacaggaggaagaacaaaacaagatggcgactggcggagaatacgttgttttggttattatggtttctaggtcttaattacaacgtacatgtgcacgtgtgtgtcgtttaacgcagtaaacgtccttattaattgtttgtatgcggatacattagtctgagtgcactttgacgtgctagcctagcctgctggttagcttagcttgttagctgctaacaaagagaggcggaagtgatcgacacatcaaagcagagatccaatgtaagtgtaaagtgtttttattgtgtgaacatgtctacattacaaatgatgtgagtgttgctgaatcagcgactaactgctgctgttgaagaaatatttgtgatgtaaaaaaaacaaaacaacaacaacagaataagaggaggaactttgtccatcaaaagaggagaaggagcgacaacatcaactactggacgctgttttctagaaacatcaagttgtgttacacatccatccatctatcttctgctgcttatctgaggtcgggtcgcaggggcagcagcctaagtagggaagcccagcctttctatggcgtcacattagtgccaaaaatccaagcgcataaaaacgtTTATTGCGTGTGCGCGACACCCTTTTGTGCGCGTGTGATGTCTTTGTGCACGCTCGCAGCGCCTTTTTGAGTGCGCGCGGCGCCTATTTGCGAGGGTGCGGTGCCTATGTGCACGCGCGCtgtcttcgttttggcactttgtgggcaGTTATTCTTACACGCCCCCTTCTTtttgattggtcaggcgaaaatagcTGCAGGCAAATCAGacgtatagcagggcgggtcatggtcaatatgtatcaagat
This genomic interval carries:
- the LOC133546462 gene encoding zinc finger protein 391-like, yielding MNARQEERPLQQQEDPQPPHIKEEEEEVWMSQEEEFLPGQEEADVSKFPLTVVSVKTEEHEDKPPESSQLHHSPNVCGEQRLPEKKESSFRMVKEDPSKRKTRRHGPSGVSFSSLTQTLPCKKEEEDSLTPHIKEEEEEHSITQEGDHLEGLEEFPVTGVPVKSEDDEVKGESEERGGGEPPSSSSTQHMTTEADGDHCGGSQADKLLAPLSDSEDTTSHSPDTDDEDSKDDKTCHTDNTHFTSSHSHKTFKNHSHLKRHMRTHTGEKPFICSVCGKRFVRSHNVKVHMRTHTGEKAFICSVCGKRFVRSHNVKVHMRTHTGEKTFSCSICGKGFIQSQYLKVHMRTHTGEKPFPCSTCGKGFTQNQYLKVHMRTHTGEKPFSCSICSKGFVQSNSLKVHTRTHTGEKSHSCSICNRSFCDRSNLLAHMRRHPGEKVLSCSVCGERLSSKYQCKKHKCAGENSSSK